In Sphaeramia orbicularis chromosome 3, fSphaOr1.1, whole genome shotgun sequence, a genomic segment contains:
- the rrad gene encoding GTP-binding protein RAD — protein MTLNKGDKLRNMDKRRGSMPFPMNLPNLHRRSMPVDDRDLRATMPQTGQTDELSNLLRCTSYSPNDQHRGSCASDSSDSVISTGSEAESQVYKVVLLGEHGVGKSSLARVFGGVEDASHDCDEAGNTYDRSIVVDEEEAAIVLYDIWEQDNSQWMKEQCMRMGDAYIIVYSVTDKSSFEKASELRIQLRRARQSENIPIILVGNKSDLVRSREVSVDEGSACAVVFDCKFIETSASLHHNVQDLFEGIVRQIRLRKDSKEENARRMANCRRRESIGKKAKRFLGRMVARKNKKMAFRQKSKSCHDLTVL, from the exons ATGACTTTGAACAAGGGTGACAAATTGCGGAACATGGACAAGAGGAGAGGAAGCATGCCTTTCCCCATGAATCTGCCCAACCTTCACCGGAGGAGCATGCCGGTAGACGACCGGGACCTGCGCGCCACGATGCCACAGACCGGCCAGACGGACGAGTTGTCCAACCTTTTGCGGTGCACCTCCTACTCCCCGAATGACCAGCACCGGGGCAGCTGTGCGTCAGACTCCTCCGATTCCGTGATCTCCACTGGCAGCGAAGCGGAGTCCCAGGTGTACAAGGTGGTTCTCCTCGGGGAACACGGGGTTGGCAAGTCCAGTCTGGCGCGCGTCTTTGGAGGAGTTGAAGATGCTAGTCACGACTGCGATGAAGCAG GAAACACTTATGACAGATCTATTGTGGTGGATGAAGAAGAAGCAGCTATCGTGTTGTATGACATCTGGGAACAG GATAATAGCCAGTGGATGAAGGAGCAGTGTATGAGGATGGGAGACGCCTACATCATCGTCTACTCAGTGACAGACAAATCAAGCTTTGAGAAGGCATCGGAGCTGCGTATTCAGCTGCGCCGAGCCAGGCAGTCAGAGAACATTCCCATAATCCTTGTGGGCAACAAGAGTGACCTGGTGCGGTCCAGAGAGGTGTCTGTAGATG AGGGGAGCGCATGTGCAGTAGTATTCGACTGCAAGTTCATCGAAACATCTGCATCTCTTCATCACAATGTGCAGGACCTATTCGAGGGCATCGTCAGACAGATCCGCTTGAGGAAAGACAGCAAGGAGGAAAATGCACGACGCATGGCCAACTGCCGGCGTAGAGAGAGCATAGGCAAGAAAGCCAAAAGGTTTCTGGGTCGCATGGTTGCACGCAAAAACAAGAAGATGGCTTTTAGGCAGAAGTCAAAGTCCTGTCATGACCTCACAGTTCTCTGA